Proteins encoded together in one Pseudomonas sp. Seg1 window:
- a CDS encoding glycerophosphodiester phosphodiesterase — MPATFTKSALMLSLLLGIGQAHAADVDALAAAHGIPHPAVIAHRGASFDAPESTAASYKLARDLGADYLEMDLQRSKDGVLFALHDNNLQRTTDVATKFPERKDSPATAFTMAELKTLDAGSWYNKSYPDRARPSYAGLKILTLDEIIDIAQANPQHKPGLYIETKEPQLFPGIEKDLKEKLQDRGWLSPAGSKLAKSALGVGQGKGKVILQTFEKNSLELLQKEMPQVPKILLLWVGEGSIEPKSKVTFADSGEKDKNVFYGKQEPKSEAEFKQWVDYAKAQGAIGTGPSAKLTKGGDQSYSDLVQPWMNKYTHDQGLLVHVYTVDEPVDFEKVMAAGVDGIFTNRASELLKFYKRPAAASVDQVLKNNGF, encoded by the coding sequence ATGCCCGCCACTTTCACCAAAAGCGCCCTCATGCTGAGCCTGCTGCTCGGTATCGGTCAGGCGCACGCCGCCGATGTCGATGCGCTGGCCGCCGCCCACGGCATTCCGCACCCGGCGGTCATCGCCCACCGTGGCGCGTCGTTCGATGCTCCGGAATCCACCGCCGCTTCCTACAAACTGGCGCGCGACCTGGGTGCCGATTATCTGGAAATGGACCTGCAACGCAGCAAGGATGGCGTGTTGTTCGCCCTGCACGACAACAACCTGCAGCGCACCACCGACGTCGCGACCAAGTTCCCCGAGCGCAAGGACAGCCCGGCCACAGCCTTCACCATGGCCGAACTGAAAACCCTCGACGCCGGTAGCTGGTACAACAAGTCCTACCCGGATCGCGCACGCCCGTCCTACGCCGGGCTGAAAATTCTGACCCTCGATGAAATCATCGACATCGCCCAGGCCAATCCGCAGCATAAGCCGGGCCTGTACATCGAGACCAAAGAGCCGCAACTGTTCCCAGGCATCGAGAAAGACCTGAAAGAGAAACTTCAGGACCGCGGCTGGCTGAGCCCGGCCGGTTCGAAACTGGCGAAAAGCGCACTGGGTGTCGGTCAGGGCAAAGGCAAGGTGATCCTGCAAACCTTCGAGAAAAACAGCCTCGAACTGCTGCAAAAGGAAATGCCGCAAGTGCCGAAGATCCTTCTTCTGTGGGTCGGCGAAGGCAGCATCGAGCCGAAATCCAAGGTGACCTTTGCCGACTCCGGCGAGAAGGACAAGAACGTTTTCTACGGTAAACAGGAACCGAAGTCCGAAGCCGAATTCAAGCAGTGGGTGGATTACGCCAAGGCTCAAGGTGCAATCGGTACCGGTCCTTCGGCGAAGCTGACCAAGGGCGGCGATCAGAGCTATTCGGATCTGGTGCAACCGTGGATGAATAAGTACACCCACGATCAGGGCCTGCTGGTGCACGTTTACACCGTCGACGAGCCAGTGGACTTCGAGAAAGTCATGGCCGCAGGCGTCGATGGCATTTTCACCAACCGCGCCAGCGAACTGTTGAAGTTCTATAAACGCCCGGCCGCTGCCAGTGTCGATCAGGTGTTGAAGAACAACGGTTTCTGA
- a CDS encoding DUF262 domain-containing protein: MKGIEAGASSMVEIFEKEACYRSPLFQRQYVWGKSQISELWDDITQIVEGVESSRFLGAVVFDIKSAGRAFNADDIEIIDGQQRLSTIYFFIIQFGLLAEKYGLNDVAKDLFEKYVLIQKTKQRGEPKILPTLLDLRQLNNVLREIPDKYSAKSLFDHGDKAGRIKDANIEIGRLIEKSCLDETGSFSEELFEKYLVVLLERLQVVTIYLGDDQDPHQVFDSLNAKGIKLDSKDLIRNLVFQKTLENPEATEMVYRSYWLPLEESMGDHFENYFFPFSLSDTPSTTKSKMLTTLKARWKDWSALDIIKDIKRHKDIYLCFVGGDAELSEAQQRYELSVRTLDSIVSLKRIKMPTSVLPFVFRLFSLVAEDKLKQDIFATYLELVESFLVRRAICGYEPTGLHALFKDMFNKICDKGGCNKPALFMDIISENKTVVFPDDEMFFDAICNKPLYSRKISKYVIVEYENGFDGDPISHSQPMTIDHVMPQNSSNWNVDDGEHSRFCDTWGNLVPLSSPSNSKKSNRSWEDTQVIYRDETLYRTPKTISNLKEWNIEMIKKRGADIAAWACERWTKQI, from the coding sequence ATGAAAGGGATTGAGGCTGGAGCTAGCTCGATGGTGGAAATTTTTGAGAAGGAGGCTTGCTACCGTTCCCCTCTCTTTCAGCGGCAGTACGTTTGGGGCAAGTCTCAGATTAGTGAACTTTGGGATGACATCACGCAAATTGTGGAAGGCGTTGAATCCTCGAGATTTTTAGGTGCGGTTGTTTTCGATATAAAAAGTGCTGGTAGGGCATTCAATGCCGACGATATAGAAATCATTGATGGGCAGCAACGTTTGTCTACCATCTATTTTTTTATTATTCAGTTTGGTCTGCTTGCTGAAAAATATGGTCTTAACGATGTAGCCAAAGATTTGTTCGAGAAGTATGTTCTGATTCAGAAAACAAAACAGCGTGGGGAGCCCAAGATCCTTCCTACTCTGCTTGATTTGCGGCAATTAAATAATGTTCTTCGCGAAATTCCTGATAAATACTCTGCGAAATCTTTATTTGATCATGGTGATAAAGCTGGTCGTATAAAGGACGCGAATATAGAAATCGGAAGGTTGATTGAAAAATCCTGCCTGGATGAAACAGGCAGTTTTAGCGAGGAACTCTTTGAGAAGTACCTTGTTGTGCTGCTTGAAAGACTGCAAGTGGTAACTATTTACTTGGGGGATGATCAGGATCCTCACCAGGTTTTTGATAGTCTCAATGCAAAAGGGATAAAGTTAGACAGTAAGGATTTGATCAGAAATTTGGTTTTTCAGAAGACTTTGGAGAATCCAGAAGCTACTGAGATGGTCTATCGCTCTTACTGGTTGCCCCTTGAAGAATCAATGGGTGATCATTTTGAAAATTATTTCTTTCCTTTTTCGTTGTCAGATACTCCATCCACAACCAAGTCAAAAATGCTCACTACCCTTAAAGCTAGATGGAAAGATTGGAGTGCACTAGATATCATCAAGGATATTAAGCGCCATAAGGATATCTATCTTTGTTTTGTGGGTGGGGACGCGGAGTTGTCTGAGGCGCAGCAAAGGTATGAGTTGTCTGTCCGTACATTGGATTCAATTGTTAGCCTGAAGCGCATAAAAATGCCTACGTCAGTGCTGCCATTTGTTTTTAGGCTTTTTAGCTTGGTGGCGGAGGATAAGCTAAAGCAAGATATATTTGCGACTTACTTGGAGTTAGTCGAGTCGTTCTTAGTGCGTCGTGCTATTTGCGGTTATGAGCCCACAGGCTTGCATGCATTATTCAAAGATATGTTTAATAAGATATGTGATAAAGGTGGGTGTAATAAGCCGGCCCTATTTATGGATATAATTTCTGAAAATAAAACGGTTGTATTTCCTGATGATGAAATGTTTTTCGATGCGATCTGTAATAAGCCTCTTTATTCTAGGAAAATAAGCAAGTATGTGATAGTGGAGTATGAGAATGGATTTGATGGGGATCCAATCTCTCATTCTCAGCCAATGACTATCGATCATGTTATGCCTCAGAATTCATCTAACTGGAATGTTGATGATGGCGAGCATAGTCGTTTTTGTGATACGTGGGGTAACTTGGTCCCGCTCAGTAGCCCTTCAAACTCTAAAAAGAGCAATAGGAGTTGGGAGGATACTCAGGTAATTTATCGTGATGAGACTTTGTATAGAACACCAAAAACGATATCTAATTTAAAAGAGTGGAATATCGAGATGATTAAAAAGCGCGGCGCAGATATCGCGGCTTGGGCCTGTGAGCGTTGGACTAAGCAAATTTAG
- a CDS encoding TetR/AcrR family transcriptional regulator, translating into MTAPQRLTDRKREAIIQAAIAEFRANGFEITSMDKIAATAGVSKRTVYNHFPSKEELFAEILNQLWTRISAEQSVTYDPEQPLRDQLRQMLLAKVQMMADENFLTLARVAIAATIHSPKRAQNMVERMGEREEALTVWIRAAQADGRLKPVDPQFAAHQVQGLLKTFGFWPQMSLGQPPLDAEMQNAVAESALEMFLARYQL; encoded by the coding sequence ATGACAGCTCCACAGCGACTCACCGACCGTAAACGCGAAGCGATCATTCAGGCGGCGATTGCCGAATTTCGTGCCAACGGTTTCGAGATCACCAGCATGGACAAGATCGCGGCTACCGCCGGGGTGTCGAAGCGCACGGTGTACAACCATTTCCCCAGCAAGGAAGAGCTGTTCGCCGAAATTCTCAATCAATTGTGGACGCGGATCAGCGCGGAACAGTCGGTCACCTATGACCCTGAACAGCCACTGCGCGATCAGTTGCGGCAGATGCTGCTGGCCAAGGTGCAGATGATGGCGGATGAAAACTTTCTGACCCTGGCGCGGGTGGCGATTGCGGCGACGATTCATTCTCCGAAGCGTGCGCAAAACATGGTCGAGCGTATGGGCGAACGCGAGGAAGCACTGACCGTGTGGATTCGCGCCGCGCAGGCCGATGGCCGGTTGAAACCGGTTGATCCGCAATTTGCCGCGCATCAGGTGCAGGGGTTGCTCAAAACCTTTGGGTTCTGGCCGCAGATGTCGCTGGGTCAGCCACCGCTGGATGCCGAGATGCAGAATGCGGTGGCCGAATCGGCGCTGGAGATGTTTCTGGCGCGCTATCAGCTCTAA
- a CDS encoding MBL fold metallo-hydrolase yields the protein MANPVSLPDKISTPEASRQDQGLFRNHAPVQREGLRKMLRIMWNMIFHKPRNTRPAAPIPVQPLTREDLLAAPNHSVYRLGHSTLLLKMQDKFWITDPVFAERASPVQWAGPKRFHQPPISIDQLPPIEAVILSHNHYDHLDYEAVLRLAVKTNLFLTPLGVGDTLIKWGIDANKVRQFDWWQGTEVAGIRFIATPSQHFSGRGLFDGNSTLWASWVMIDGDTRIFFSGDSGYFDGFKRIGEQYGPFDLTLMETGAYNVEWPHVHMQPEQTLQAHLDLKGRWLFPIHNGTFDLAMHAWHEPFDRILALAWERSVSITTPQMGEAFNIAQPQRGDAWWLGVEGESGAVVQNA from the coding sequence ATGGCCAATCCAGTTTCCCTCCCGGATAAAATTTCCACGCCTGAAGCCTCTCGACAGGATCAAGGGCTGTTCCGCAATCATGCGCCAGTGCAACGCGAAGGTTTGCGCAAGATGCTGCGCATCATGTGGAACATGATCTTCCACAAACCGCGCAACACCCGGCCAGCCGCGCCGATTCCGGTACAACCGCTGACCCGTGAAGACCTGCTCGCGGCGCCAAACCACAGCGTCTATCGCCTCGGTCACTCTACCTTGCTGCTGAAGATGCAGGACAAATTCTGGATCACCGACCCGGTCTTCGCCGAGCGCGCCTCGCCGGTGCAATGGGCCGGCCCGAAACGCTTTCACCAACCACCGATCAGCATCGATCAGTTGCCGCCGATCGAAGCGGTGATCCTGTCCCACAACCACTACGACCACCTCGATTACGAAGCCGTGCTCAGGCTGGCGGTGAAAACCAACCTGTTCCTGACGCCGCTGGGCGTCGGCGACACCTTGATCAAGTGGGGTATCGATGCCAACAAGGTCCGCCAGTTCGACTGGTGGCAGGGCACCGAAGTCGCCGGCATTCGCTTCATCGCCACGCCGTCGCAGCACTTCTCCGGTCGTGGTCTGTTCGACGGCAACAGCACTCTGTGGGCCTCATGGGTGATGATCGACGGCGACACCCGGATCTTCTTCAGCGGCGACAGCGGCTACTTCGACGGCTTCAAGCGCATCGGCGAACAGTACGGCCCATTCGACCTGACCCTGATGGAAACCGGCGCCTACAACGTCGAATGGCCGCACGTGCACATGCAACCCGAACAAACCCTGCAAGCCCACCTCGACCTCAAGGGCCGCTGGCTGTTTCCGATTCACAACGGCACGTTCGATCTGGCGATGCATGCCTGGCATGAACCGTTTGACCGGATCCTGGCGCTGGCCTGGGAGCGCAGCGTTTCGATCACCACGCCGCAAATGGGTGAAGCGTTCAACATCGCTCAACCACAACGCGGGGATGCGTGGTGGTTGGGGGTTGAAGGGGAGAGTGGGGCGGTGGTGCAGAACGCTTGA
- a CDS encoding CTP synthase, with protein MAISIALIGDYDPQVTAHQAIPMALGQVAEHLDRPLTFRWLATDQIDANTALQDFDGFWCVPASPYKSEDGALRAIRFAREQQRPFLGTCGGFQHAVLEFSRNVLGWADAEHGETSPDSARAVLTPLTCSLVEAVDSIHLVRGSLIAKAYETSEIREGYRCRFGVNPQFERDLLNNQLQAVGHDSAGDLRAIELANHPFFVATLFQPERAALKGQMPPLVRAFIEACTEQSR; from the coding sequence ATGGCCATTTCCATCGCCCTGATCGGCGATTACGACCCGCAAGTCACCGCCCACCAGGCCATTCCCATGGCACTCGGGCAGGTGGCCGAACACCTCGACCGTCCACTGACTTTCCGCTGGCTGGCCACTGACCAAATCGACGCCAACACCGCGCTGCAAGACTTCGACGGTTTCTGGTGCGTCCCCGCCAGCCCCTATAAAAGCGAAGACGGCGCGCTGCGGGCGATCCGTTTTGCCCGCGAACAACAGCGTCCTTTCCTCGGCACCTGCGGTGGTTTTCAGCATGCCGTTCTGGAATTTTCCCGCAATGTACTGGGCTGGGCCGATGCCGAACATGGCGAAACCTCGCCCGATTCCGCAAGAGCCGTGCTCACGCCACTGACCTGTTCGCTGGTGGAAGCCGTGGACAGCATTCATCTGGTGCGCGGTTCGTTGATCGCCAAGGCGTACGAAACGTCCGAGATTCGTGAAGGCTATCGCTGCCGCTTCGGTGTGAATCCGCAGTTCGAGCGTGATCTGTTAAACAATCAGCTACAAGCCGTGGGGCACGATTCGGCGGGCGACTTGCGGGCGATCGAACTCGCAAACCACCCGTTCTTTGTCGCCACGCTGTTCCAACCGGAACGCGCAGCGCTCAAGGGCCAGATGCCGCCACTGGTGCGAGCGTTTATCGAAGCCTGCACGGAGCAAAGTCGATGA
- a CDS encoding DUF2025 family protein, protein MRITSQLICQAADDLKGFVGLNRKTGQYIVRFSEDSFGMDVADDGIIATSEFVWARVSETTMTLKRELIQLLLDQNIDDRINITEPLRVYMSKVEVPEIVAVRSLVRG, encoded by the coding sequence ATGCGCATCACCTCCCAACTCATCTGCCAGGCAGCCGACGACCTCAAGGGCTTTGTCGGCCTCAACCGCAAGACCGGTCAATACATCGTGCGCTTCAGCGAAGATTCGTTCGGCATGGACGTGGCGGATGACGGCATCATTGCGACCAGTGAATTTGTCTGGGCGCGGGTATCGGAAACGACCATGACCCTTAAACGTGAGCTTATTCAGTTGCTGCTGGATCAGAATATCGATGACCGTATCAACATCACCGAGCCGTTGCGGGTTTACATGAGCAAGGTTGAAGTGCCGGAGATTGTCGCGGTGCGCAGTCTGGTGCGGGGCTGA
- a CDS encoding LysR family transcriptional regulator, protein MSVVGDHYRLALTHSIWAFPQVINAATHYRLDYPDLALILALVRGGSLARASQLLKVDVSTVFRAVRRLEAALGQQLFEKSRAGYLPTTLAQTLAEQAERAEQALEAARIGVEQGGEVVSGTVRLTCTDSVLQGLLLPALAQFMPNYPALTIELSTSNDFANLSRRDADIALRLTRTPPEHLVGRQLAKISYRVCASERYLQHVDASDLAALTWIAPDDFLPDHPTIAWRRQQLPGVTPGYRCNSMLSVTELVRAGLGVAALPDFLITDGLRALSEPLHGYDTALWLLTRPDCRALRSVVTLFDELGRALRLP, encoded by the coding sequence TTGTCGGTTGTTGGTGACCACTATAGATTGGCGCTCACGCACTCAATATGGGCGTTTCCCCAAGTGATTAATGCAGCGACGCACTATCGGCTCGACTACCCGGATCTGGCGCTGATCCTCGCGCTGGTGCGCGGTGGCTCGCTGGCCCGCGCTTCGCAACTTTTAAAAGTAGACGTCTCGACCGTGTTTCGCGCCGTGCGCCGTCTCGAAGCCGCCCTCGGTCAACAACTGTTCGAAAAAAGCCGTGCCGGTTACTTGCCGACGACGCTGGCGCAGACGCTCGCCGAGCAGGCCGAACGCGCCGAACAAGCCCTCGAAGCTGCGCGGATCGGTGTGGAGCAGGGCGGTGAAGTGGTCAGCGGCACGGTGCGCCTGACCTGCACCGACTCGGTGTTGCAGGGTTTGCTGCTGCCGGCGCTGGCGCAGTTCATGCCCAACTACCCGGCGCTGACCATCGAGTTGAGTACCTCCAACGATTTCGCCAACCTTAGCCGTCGTGACGCTGACATCGCCCTGCGCCTGACACGCACACCGCCGGAGCATCTGGTCGGACGGCAATTGGCGAAGATTTCCTACCGGGTCTGCGCCAGCGAACGCTATTTACAGCACGTCGACGCGTCAGATCTGGCCGCGCTGACCTGGATCGCCCCGGACGACTTTCTGCCCGATCACCCGACCATCGCCTGGCGTCGCCAGCAGTTGCCCGGTGTGACGCCGGGTTATCGTTGCAACAGCATGCTTTCAGTCACGGAACTGGTGCGGGCCGGCCTCGGAGTTGCGGCGTTGCCGGATTTTCTGATCACCGACGGTTTGCGGGCCTTGAGCGAACCCTTGCATGGTTACGACACCGCGCTGTGGCTGCTGACACGCCCGGATTGCCGGGCATTGCGTTCGGTGGTCACGCTGTTCGATGAACTCGGGCGGGCGCTGCGTCTGCCCTGA
- a CDS encoding helix-turn-helix transcriptional regulator: MRNVSINLLDDTPRPVVAIGTDYSHGHLLPFHTHRRAQLLYGATGVMQVSTHDGNWIVPPQRAVWIPPGVAHEVLMLGVSTRSVYIEPGAVDLGERCQVINVSPLMRHLLMEAVEVPLTYDPSGRDGVLIDLLLHELQRSAPLPLHIPLPSDGKLLTLCQNFLHQPNAHQSPQHWAEQLHISLRTFNRLFRQQTGLSFSQWRQQACVVQALARLAAGEAVTRIALDFGYESPAAFSTMFRRILGQPPSVWLEAAN, translated from the coding sequence ATGCGCAATGTCTCGATCAATCTGCTGGATGACACACCACGCCCGGTGGTGGCGATCGGTACGGATTATTCCCACGGTCACTTGCTGCCTTTTCATACGCATCGGCGGGCGCAGTTGCTGTACGGCGCGACCGGGGTGATGCAGGTCAGCACCCATGATGGCAACTGGATCGTGCCGCCACAGCGGGCGGTGTGGATTCCGCCGGGGGTGGCGCATGAGGTGTTGATGCTGGGGGTGAGCACTCGCAGTGTGTATATCGAACCGGGTGCCGTGGATCTGGGGGAGCGCTGCCAAGTGATCAATGTCTCGCCGTTGATGCGGCACTTGCTGATGGAGGCGGTGGAGGTGCCGCTGACGTATGACCCGAGCGGTCGCGATGGTGTATTGATCGATTTGTTACTGCATGAACTGCAACGCAGCGCACCTTTACCGTTGCATATTCCGCTGCCATCTGACGGAAAACTCCTCACGCTGTGTCAGAACTTTCTTCATCAGCCGAACGCCCATCAGTCGCCACAGCACTGGGCCGAGCAGTTACACATAAGCTTGCGCACATTCAACAGACTGTTTCGCCAGCAGACCGGGTTGAGCTTCAGCCAATGGCGGCAACAGGCCTGTGTGGTGCAGGCGCTGGCGCGATTGGCCGCGGGTGAAGCGGTGACGCGTATTGCGCTGGACTTCGGTTATGAAAGCCCGGCGGCGTTCTCGACGATGTTCCGGCGCATTCTCGGCCAGCCACCGTCCGTCTGGTTGGAGGCGGCAAATTAG
- a CDS encoding DUF1003 domain-containing protein has translation MNSEKTETPAPVDHLRFHRPHAHLATTFGNDNFALRAEAFARFFGTPMFLGAQTLIVVLWVSLNVFGVTTFDVYPFILLNLAFSLQSAYAAPLILLAQTRQAARDKAQSDADAQHREALAQANTERQAEAAKNSAQLLELLEQNTRLTEMTKSLTERIEGLTRELHAHVCQNPQR, from the coding sequence ATGAATTCCGAGAAAACCGAAACACCCGCCCCTGTCGATCACCTGCGCTTCCATCGCCCGCACGCCCATTTGGCCACCACCTTCGGCAACGACAACTTCGCCCTGCGTGCCGAGGCGTTCGCGCGGTTCTTCGGCACGCCGATGTTTCTCGGTGCGCAAACCCTGATCGTGGTGTTGTGGGTCAGCCTCAACGTATTTGGCGTGACCACATTCGACGTTTATCCCTTCATTCTGTTGAATCTGGCGTTCAGCCTGCAATCGGCCTACGCCGCGCCGCTGATCCTGCTGGCACAAACCCGTCAGGCTGCACGCGACAAGGCGCAATCGGACGCCGACGCGCAACACCGTGAAGCACTGGCGCAAGCCAACACCGAACGCCAGGCGGAGGCTGCGAAAAACTCCGCGCAATTGCTCGAGTTGCTGGAGCAGAACACGCGCCTCACCGAGATGACCAAAAGCCTGACCGAACGCATTGAAGGCCTGACGCGCGAGCTGCACGCGCATGTGTGTCAGAACCCGCAACGCTGA
- a CDS encoding antibiotic biosynthesis monooxygenase: MKPECFAVIFTSTRTEGDNGYAEASERMMELVSEQPGFLGIDSIRGADGVGITISYWDSESAILAWRNHPEHRVIQERGREVWYSAFQTRVCRVEREYRFGQ; the protein is encoded by the coding sequence ATGAAACCAGAATGTTTTGCGGTGATCTTCACCTCGACCCGCACCGAGGGCGACAACGGTTACGCCGAGGCGTCCGAGCGCATGATGGAACTGGTCAGCGAACAGCCGGGATTTCTCGGCATCGACTCGATTCGCGGGGCGGACGGGGTCGGGATCACGATTTCGTACTGGGACAGTGAGTCGGCGATTCTGGCGTGGCGCAACCATCCCGAGCATCGGGTGATTCAGGAACGTGGGCGGGAGGTCTGGTATTCGGCGTTTCAGACGCGGGTGTGTCGGGTTGAGCGGGAGTATCGCTTCGGCCAGTGA
- a CDS encoding sulfite exporter TauE/SafE family protein: protein MFYLLLTLFGCLTGITAVLFGFGGGFVVVPLLYRMLTASHGADDPVGQSAMHIAVATSTCVMIVNALIATDKHRRAGNLIGHYLWPLGGFIGLGAVIGAIAAVWVSGEVIRYAFIAYLGVTIIDCLLRRGFLTRTEGVIPRRLGNTETSGGGVGIGAIATFLGVGGSVMTVPLLRRCGLSMSQATSMANPLSVPVAVAGTLTYMAMAGFSETDLGTWFVGYVDLLAFAVLTLGSLLGIRLATPWIGRIPDRVHARVYIGLLMMVMISMCLS, encoded by the coding sequence ATGTTCTATCTTCTGCTGACACTCTTCGGCTGCCTGACCGGCATCACCGCTGTGCTCTTTGGCTTCGGCGGCGGCTTCGTCGTCGTACCGCTGCTGTATCGAATGCTCACCGCCAGCCACGGCGCCGACGACCCGGTTGGCCAATCGGCAATGCACATCGCTGTCGCCACCTCGACCTGCGTGATGATCGTCAATGCGCTCATCGCCACCGACAAACACCGCCGCGCCGGTAACCTGATCGGTCATTACCTGTGGCCGCTCGGCGGCTTCATCGGACTGGGCGCGGTTATCGGTGCGATAGCAGCGGTGTGGGTCAGCGGTGAAGTCATCCGCTATGCCTTCATCGCCTACCTCGGCGTGACCATCATCGACTGCTTGCTCAGACGCGGATTCCTCACCCGCACCGAAGGCGTCATCCCACGCCGACTTGGCAATACAGAAACGTCCGGCGGAGGTGTAGGCATCGGCGCCATCGCGACGTTTCTTGGTGTAGGAGGAAGCGTCATGACCGTGCCGCTGTTGCGTCGTTGCGGGCTGAGCATGTCCCAGGCAACGTCCATGGCCAATCCGCTCAGCGTACCGGTGGCAGTGGCCGGAACGTTGACGTACATGGCAATGGCCGGTTTCAGCGAGACAGACCTCGGAACATGGTTCGTCGGGTATGTGGACTTGCTGGCGTTTGCGGTGCTGACGCTCGGCTCGTTGTTGGGGATTCGACTGGCGACGCCGTGGATCGGACGGATACCGGATCGGGTGCATGCGCGGGTGTATATCGGTCTGCTCATGATGGTGATGATCAGCATGTGTTTGAGCTAA
- a CDS encoding diguanylate cyclase has product MENQRGKGLSFARRIYLPRAIGLGVGFFSVGAALYPLNMPTWLWLLLVFNGFIWPHLAFQVSTRSAFPYQAERRNLLYDSLCGGFWAACCQFNPLTAVTILSMMTMNNVAAGGRRLFVLGAITQVAGILLGGLIFGFKFNPMMTQTQVWACLPMLTLYPLAVGMVCYQLAIKLAQHKRTLSALSRTDSLTGLLNHGAWKDLLHLKFQQCRQHNTQAILALIDIDHFKLINDSYGHIVGDAVLQQLSRELKRLLDAGELAGRYGGDEFCVILPDLPLNKAESLMEQLRQALDQYRHPDVPEMRVSLSIGLARFQPNYSDAIAWLDDADKALYTAKHTGRNTISVALSHSATRAGL; this is encoded by the coding sequence ATGGAAAACCAACGCGGCAAAGGCTTGTCATTCGCCAGACGCATCTATCTGCCACGGGCCATCGGTCTCGGTGTTGGTTTTTTCAGCGTCGGCGCGGCACTGTATCCGCTGAACATGCCGACCTGGCTGTGGCTACTGTTGGTGTTCAACGGTTTTATCTGGCCGCATCTGGCCTTTCAAGTATCGACCCGCTCGGCATTCCCCTATCAGGCCGAACGCCGCAACCTGTTGTATGACTCGCTGTGCGGCGGTTTCTGGGCCGCGTGTTGTCAGTTCAATCCGCTGACCGCCGTGACCATCCTGTCAATGATGACCATGAACAACGTCGCTGCCGGTGGTCGACGTCTGTTTGTCTTGGGTGCCATTACTCAAGTCGCGGGCATACTGCTCGGTGGATTGATCTTCGGCTTCAAGTTCAACCCGATGATGACGCAAACCCAGGTCTGGGCCTGCTTGCCGATGCTCACGCTGTATCCGCTGGCCGTGGGCATGGTCTGTTACCAATTGGCAATCAAACTGGCCCAGCACAAACGCACGTTGAGCGCCCTGAGCCGCACCGACAGCCTGACCGGATTGCTCAATCACGGTGCCTGGAAAGACCTGCTGCACCTGAAGTTTCAGCAATGCCGTCAGCACAATACGCAAGCGATTCTGGCGCTGATTGATATCGACCATTTCAAGCTGATCAATGACAGCTACGGCCATATCGTCGGTGATGCGGTGCTGCAGCAATTGAGCCGCGAACTTAAACGTCTGCTCGATGCCGGTGAACTGGCCGGGCGCTACGGCGGTGATGAGTTCTGCGTGATTCTGCCGGATCTGCCGCTGAACAAAGCAGAGTCTTTGATGGAGCAACTGCGTCAGGCACTGGATCAATACCGCCATCCGGATGTGCCGGAAATGCGCGTCAGCCTGAGTATCGGTCTGGCTCGTTTTCAGCCGAACTACAGTGATGCGATTGCCTGGCTGGATGACGCCGACAAGGCGCTGTACACCGCCAAACATACCGGCCGCAACACTATCAGCGTGGCGTTGAGTCACTCGGCGACGCGCGCAGGGCTATAG
- a CDS encoding XRE family transcriptional regulator: MASLAMNHILERIALFQFTPTHCVQARAMLGWSVDQLSREAEVSVDDILRFEAQQEVADAARLALAYRFESRGLVFFPGFAPGRSASLNAMASETAGRGDYAMAE; this comes from the coding sequence ATGGCCTCTCTTGCGATGAACCACATCCTCGAACGCATTGCCCTTTTCCAGTTCACCCCGACTCACTGCGTGCAGGCCCGAGCGATGCTGGGCTGGAGCGTGGATCAGCTATCGCGGGAAGCTGAGGTTTCGGTGGACGACATTCTGCGGTTTGAAGCGCAGCAAGAGGTGGCGGATGCGGCGCGTTTGGCGCTGGCGTATCGGTTTGAATCGCGCGGATTGGTGTTCTTTCCCGGATTTGCGCCGGGACGCAGTGCGAGTTTGAACGCGATGGCTTCGGAAACGGCCGGGCGTGGGGATTATGCGATGGCTGAGTGA